The Pseudomonas alkylphenolica genomic sequence CACGGATTTCTCTTGTTCGGCCTTGTACAGCTCGAACAACGCCGAAATCTCCGGCAAAAGCAGGAGACGTTCGTTTTCCGCGGCAACTTGGATGAAACTCTTTGCCTGTGCATCAAACTTGTCACCGCACACTTCAACAAAAGTGGCGGCCTTTTCTGCGCTCGTCAGTCGCGGGGCCTTGAGCAGGCGCTGCATGGTGTCGTCTTGCGACACCGCAGCAGCCAGGCCGAGCATGGCTGACCAATTGGCCAGTTGCTGATGGGCCTGGGCATGCTCAAAGGCAGCCTTAGCGTAAGGTCGGGCCAACGTGGTCAGTTCTGCCATGATCGCCCTCGCTTAAATTTCAGCGGCCAGTTTGTTAACCAGCTCCGCATGCGCGTTTTGATCGATTGTGGCGCCAAGGATTTTTTCAGCACCGTCAACGGCCAGGCTACCCACTTGGGCGCGCAGCGCGTCTTTGACGCCGTTAATTTCCTGTTCGATCTCGGCCTGAGCCTGAGCCTTCACACGGTCAGCTTCGACGCGGGCCTGATCACGGGCTTCCTCGACGATCTGAGCACCGCGCTTCTTGGCTTGCTCAATGATTTCAGCTGCCTGAGCCTTCGCTTCGCGCAGTTGCTGACCCACTTTATCTTGGGCCAACTCCAGGTCGCGAGCTGCTCGGTTGGCAGCGTCCAGTCCATCCGCGATCTTCTTCTGACGTTCTTGCAATGCCGCGATGACCGGAGGCCACACGAACTTCATGCAGAACAGCACAAAAATGAAGAACGCAACGGACTGACCAATCAGGGTTGCATTAATGTTCACGCCAACACCTCGCTCGTTCTTTGTCCATCACACCAAACCACTCGAGAATTCGAGTGATTAGCCGGCGATTTGACCAACGAAGGGATTAGCGAAGGTGAAGAACAGAGCGATACCAACACCGATCATGGTTACGGCGTCGAGCAGACCGGCAACGATGAACATTTTAACTTGCAGCATTGGAACCATCTCTGGCTGGCGAGCAGCGCCTTCCAGGAACTTGCCGCCCAGCAGGCCGAAACCAATGGCGGTACCCAGGGCACCCAGGCCGATCAGCAGAGCAAC encodes the following:
- a CDS encoding F0F1 ATP synthase subunit delta; this encodes MAELTTLARPYAKAAFEHAQAHQQLANWSAMLGLAAAVSQDDTMQRLLKAPRLTSAEKAATFVEVCGDKFDAQAKSFIQVAAENERLLLLPEISALFELYKAEQEKSVDVEVTSAFALNQEQQDKLAKVLSARLDREVRLQVSEDASLIGGVVIRAGDLVIDGSVRGKIAKLAEALKS
- a CDS encoding F0F1 ATP synthase subunit B, which gives rise to MNINATLIGQSVAFFIFVLFCMKFVWPPVIAALQERQKKIADGLDAANRAARDLELAQDKVGQQLREAKAQAAEIIEQAKKRGAQIVEEARDQARVEADRVKAQAQAEIEQEINGVKDALRAQVGSLAVDGAEKILGATIDQNAHAELVNKLAAEI
- the atpE gene encoding F0F1 ATP synthase subunit C, giving the protein METVVGLTAIAVALLIGLGALGTAIGFGLLGGKFLEGAARQPEMVPMLQVKMFIVAGLLDAVTMIGVGIALFFTFANPFVGQIAG